A genomic segment from Ornithorhynchus anatinus isolate Pmale09 chromosome 16, mOrnAna1.pri.v4, whole genome shotgun sequence encodes:
- the COLGALT2 gene encoding procollagen galactosyltransferase 2, with protein MAIWAATDHNVDNTTAILREWLKNVQKLYHYVEWRPMDEPESYPDEIGPKHWPSSRFTHVMKLRQAALRTAREKWSDYVLFIDADNFLTNPQTLNLMIAENKTIVAPMLESRSLYSNFWCGITPQGYYKRTPDYVQIREWKRIGCFAVPMVHSTFLIDLRKVASDKLSFFPPHQDYTWTFDDIIVFAFSSRQAGIQMYLCNREHYGYLPVPLKPHQTIEEDIENLIHVQIEAMINRPPMEPSQHVSVTPKFPDKMGFDEIFMINLKRRKDRRDRMLRTLYEQEIEVKIVEAVDGKALNTSQLKALNIDMLPGYRDPYSSRPLTRGEIGCFLSHYSIWKEVIDRDLEKTLVIEDDVRFEHQFKKKLIKLMDDIDRVQLDWELIYIGRKRMQVQEPEKAVPNVVNLVEADYSYWTLGYVISLEGAQKLVGADPFGKMLPVDEFLPVMYNKHPVAKYMEYYEPRDLKAFSVEPLLIYPTHYTGQPGYLSDTETSTIWDNETVATDWDRKHSRKTQEHIHSNAQNTDALAPQPSFDSATPHDEL; from the exons ggCAGCTACCGATCACAACGTGGATAACACTACAGCAATCCTCAGAGAATGGTTGAAGAATGTGCAAAAACTCTATCACTATGTGGAATGGAGGCCTATGGATGAACCTGA gtctTACCCCGATGAAATTGGACCCAAGCACTGGCCCAGCTCCCGGTTTACCCATGTGATGAAACTCCGGCAGGCTGCGCTGAGAACTGCGAGGGAAAAGTGGTCAGACTATGTCCTG TTCATAGATGCAGACAACTTCCTCACCAATCCTCAGACCCTGAATCTGATGATTGCAGAGAACAAGACCATTGTGGCCCCAATGCTGGAGTCTCGCAGCCTCTACTCTAACTTCTGGTGTGGAATTACGCCTCAG GGCTACTATAAACGGACCCCAGACTACGTCCAGatcagggagtggaagaggataGGCTGCTTTGCGGTTCCCATGGTCCACTCCACATTCCTCATTGACCTCCGAAAAGTGGCCTCGGACAAGTTGTCGTTTTTCCCTCCACACCAGGACTATACCTGGACCTTTGATGACATCATCGTCTTCGCATTCTCCAGCAGGCAAGCAG GGATCCAGATGTACCTCTGTAACAGAGAGCACTATGGGTACCTGCCTGTCCCACTGAAGCCACACCAGACCATAGAGGAGGACATTGAGAACCTCATTCATGTGCAGATTGAAGCAATGA TCAACCGCCCCCCTATGGAGCCCTCCCAACACGTCTCTGTCACCCCCAAGTTTCCCGACAAGATGGGGTTTGATGAG ATTTTTATGATCAACCTGAAAAGGCGAAAAGACAGGCGAGACCGAATGCTGCGAACCCTGTATGAGCAGGAGATCGAGGTCAAGATTGTGGAGGCTGTGGATGGGAA GGCCCTGAATACAAGTCAGCTGAAAGCTCTGAATATTGACATGCTCCCTGGGTACCGGGATCCCTATTCTTCTAGGCCACTGACAAGGGGCGAAATTGGCTGCTTCCTTAGCCACTACTCTATCTGGAAAGAG GTGATTGACCGGGATTTGGAGAAGACCCTGGTGATTGAGGATGACGTGCGTTTTGAGCACCAGTTTAAGAAGAAGCTCATCAAGCTGATGGATGACATTGACCGAGTCCAGCTGGACTGGGAACTGAT TTACATTGGCCGGAAAAGGATGCAGGTGCAAGAACCGGAGAAGGCGGTTCCCAATGTGGTGAATCTGGTCGAGGCCGATTACTCCTATTGGACCTTGGGCTATGTCATTTCCTTGGAAGGGGCTCAGAAGCTGGTTGGAGCCGACCCCTTTGGGAAGATGCTGCCAGTGGATGAGTTCCTGCCTGTGATGTACAACAAGCATCCTGT AGCCAAGTACATGGAGTACTATGAACCCAGAGACCTGAAGGCCTTTTCGGTAGAGCCCCTGCTCATCTACCCGACCCACTACACGGGGCAGCCCGGGTACCTCAGCGACACCGAGACCTCCACCATCTGGGACAATGAGACCGTGGCCACGGACTGGGACCGGAAGCATTCACGCAAGACCCAGGAGCACATCCACAGTAATGCCCAGAACACAGATGCCCTGGCCCCGCAGCCCTCCTTCGACTCCGCTACCCCTCACGATGAACTCTGA